One region of Zingiber officinale cultivar Zhangliang chromosome 7B, Zo_v1.1, whole genome shotgun sequence genomic DNA includes:
- the LOC122005850 gene encoding uncharacterized protein LOC122005850 isoform X3, whose amino-acid sequence MSVTPSASSLSVFFFSFGFVLFLSSIPPNSGESLTCLSVYREGGAPAVFHSAKCPRWTLLPDSHRLPPPNCQAAVHQGRRRSQEDRVVCALGMRIPFAGRKGIEELDVGLVAIFDGHNGAEASDMASKLLPLQMQKWQYQYTEKSIWISTRIFDRTFHKEILKESLLRTIQDIDATFSKEALQNNFESGSTAAVVLIVNGEILAVNVGDSKILMCTEDSDHHNRRGNLSRLMRRRNEGAILPVAERRLLKLAIKSEPVYYVKELTVDHHADREDERSRIEAAGGHIVEWAGVARVNGQLAVSRAIGDIGFKKYGVVSTPEVTDWQHITMNDTYLIAASDGVFEKLTMQEVCDLLWYEKVKANAHLEYINNMPYSLADLLVNTAFERGAIDNMAAVVIPLKPNSIPRIYVENEFNVEETSGSSSLHLLKELENDASASGVISIEYSNQILSKFNRFLVETEQRKLGCFYLSENLNEHTDYVFESPKVFQNRGDHGSLIDSEVPFHSGGPLKLYNDQKLCWHFGIHDGDRGQCTSPDVFVNFLGLLDSIPYSDIRTESSESFGYKLPNFRYVLKRRFDRGSYGEVWLAFHWNCSLDNDAYNSSHKMFYHFASTIEMEESKCSSNANTNSSNKRCFSDQNDDNLFILKRIMVERGNNAYLSGLREKYFGELFLNASMSLVGTVGESQMTLYPMQSDSFGFCQNNNSCAAAMNDMFNVKPRNYRVSYEEGLNNIARYIESFESESKELWLVFKNEGLSLSKLIYTAEETKLFSTEETDGKMRNVQVLRPSSWWHWLRMTQDGQMGMKNLIRQLLLALKACHDRNITHRDIKPENMIVCFEDVDTGKCSREIPNGDNRNRLKMRIIDFGSAMDDFTMKHLYGSGPTRSEQTFEYTPPEALLNASWFQGPKSVTLKYDMWSVGVVMLELVLGSPHVFEINDRTRALLDQHLEGWSDHTKELAYKLRSYMEMCILIPGISPNHYPNGGRKDHVDVSPASWKCSEESFSLQVKSRDPLKIGFQDAWALRLVRQLLVWHPEDRLSVDEALRHPYFQTHH is encoded by the exons ATGTCTGTTACTCCCTCGGCTTCCTCTCTCTCcgtcttctttttctcctttggaTTTGTCCTCTTCCTCAGCTCGATTCCGCCCAACTCTGGCGAATCTCTCACATGCCTCTCTGTCTACAGGGAGGGCGGCGCGCCCGCCGTTTTTCATTCGGCCAAGTGCCCGAGGTGGACGCTCCTCCCGGACAGCCATCGCCTCCCGCCGCCCAATTGCCAGGCAGCGGTGCACCAAGGCCGTCGCCGATCTCAGGAGGACCGCGTCGTCTGCGCCCTCGGCATGCGGATCCCTTTCGCCG GTAGAAAAGGAATTGAGGAGCTTGATGTTGGACTAGTAGCTATTTTTGATGGACATAACGGGGCCGAGGCAAGCGATATGGCTTCAAAGCTTTT GCCTTTGCAAATGCAGAAATGGCAGTACCAATATACAGAGAA ATCCATCTGGATATCAACAAGAATATTTGATCGGACTTTTCATAAGGAGATACTAAAGGAGTCTTTGTTGAGGACAATCCAGGATATTGATGCTACATTTTCCAAG GAAGCTTTGCAGAATAATTTTGAGTCAGGGTCTACTGCCGCTGTTGTGCTTATTGTAAATGGCGAAATTTTGGCTGTTAATGTTGGTGACTCGAAAATACTTATGTGTACAGAAGACTCAGACCATCATAATCGAAGAG GTAACTTGTCGAGGTTAATGAGACGAAGAAATGAAGGTGCTATACTCCCTGTTGCTGAGCGCAGACTATTGAAGTTGGCAATAAAAAGTGAACCAGTATATTATGTTAAAGAGCTTACTGTGGACCATCATGCTGATAGAGAAGATGAAAGAAGCCGAATTGAAGCTGCAGGTGGGCACATTGTTGAGTGGGCTGGTGTGGCTAGGGTGAATGGTCAGTTGGCTGTATCTCGGGCTATAGGTGACATTGGCTTTAAAAA ATATGGCGTGGTCTCTACACCTGAGGTAACAGATTGGCAACACATAACAATGAATGACACTTATCTGATTGCTGCATCTGATGGAGTCTTTGAAAAGCTTACCATGCAAGAAGTTTGTGATCTGTTATGGTATGAGAAAGTAAAAGCTAATGCACACTTGGAATATATCAACAACATGCCATACTCTTTGGCTGATCTTTTAGTTAATACTGCTTTTGAAAGGGGAGCCATCGACAACATGGCTGCTGTAGTCATTCCTCTAAAACCTAATAGTATACCTAGAATTTATGTGGAAAATGAGTTTAATGTAGAAGAAACCTCTGGTTCATCATCGCTGCATTTGCTGAAAGAATTAG AAAATGATGCAAGTGCTTCAGGTGTCATATCTATTGAATATTCAAACCAGATATTATCAAAGTTCAATAGGTTTTTG GTTGAAACAGAACAGAGGAAACTTGGTTGTTTCTATCTGTCAGAAAATCTAAACGAGCACACAGATTATGTTTTTGAATCACCAAAAGTATTTCAAAATCGTGGAGATCATGGCTCATTAATTGACTCAGAAGTACCATTTCATA GTGGAGGGCCCTTGAAACTTTATAATGACCAGAAACTATGCTGGCACTTTGGGATCCATGATGGAGACAGGGGCCAATGCACTAGTCCTGATGTGTTTGTCAATTTTCTAGGTTTGCTTGACTCCATCCCTTACAGTGATATCAGAACTGAATCTTCAGAGTCATTTGGATACAAATTACCTAATTTTAG ATATGTTTTAAAGAGAAGGTTTGATCGTGGATCTTATGGTGAAGTTTGGTTGGCGTTTCACTGGAATTGTTCCTTGGATAATGATGCATACAATAGCAGCCACAAAATGTTCTATCATTTTGCTAGCACTATAGAAATGGAGGAATCTAAGTGTAGTAGCAATGCAAACACTAATTCATCTAATAAACGTTGCTTTTCTGATCAGAATGATGACAATCTGTTCATTCTGAAAAGGATAATG GTGGAGAGAGGAAATAATGCTTATTTGAGTGGACTGCGTGAAAAGTACTTTGGCGAACTGTTTCTAAATGCTTCTATGTCTCTTGTGGGTACTGTTGGAGAATCACAGATGACCTTATATCCTATGCAATCTGATTCCTTTGGTTTTTGTCAAAACAATAATTCATGTGCTGCTGCCATGAATGATATGTTCAATGTGAAACCCAGAAATTACAGAGTTAGCTATGAAGAAGGTTTAAATAATATAGCTAGATATATAGAATCATTTGAGTCAGAATCCAAGGAATTATGGCTTGTTTTTAAGAATGAAGGGTTGTCTCTATCGAAGTTAATATATACAGCAGAAGAAACAAAATTATTCTCAACTGAGGAGACAGATGGAAAAATGAGGAATGTGCAAGTATTGCGTCCCTCTTCGTGGTGGCATTGGTTAAGGATGACACAAGATGGCCAAATGGGAATGAAAAATCTCATACGGCAATTG TTACTGGCTCTGAAGGCGTGTCATGATCGTAATATTACTCATAGAGATATTAAGCCTG AAAACATGATTGTATGCTTCGAAGATGTGGACACTGGAAAATGCTCAAGGGAAATTCCTAATGGAGATAACAGAAATCGTCTAAAAAT GCGAATTATTGATTTTGGCAGTGCTATGGATGATTTCACCATGAAGCATCTATATGGATCTGGGCCAACTAG GTCTGAACAAACCTTTGAGTATACTCCACCAGAGGCTTTACTTAATGCTAGCTGGTTTCAGGGGCCAAAAAGCGTAACACTAAA GTATGATATGTGGAGTGTGGGAGTTGTGATGCTAGAACTAGTTTTAGGATCCCCTCATGTGTTTGAGATAAATGACCGCACCCGTGCTCTGTTGGACCAGCATCTTGAAGGTTGGAGTGACCATACGAAGGAACTTGCTTACAA ATTGAGATCGTACATGGAGATGTGCATTTTAATTCCTGGGATATCTCCAAATCATTATCCAAATGGTGGTAGAAAAGACCAT GTTGATGTCTCGCCTGCTTCTTGGAAGTGTTCTGAAGAGTCTTTTTCTCTTCAAGTGAAAAGTAGAGATCCCCTTAAAATTGG ATTTCAAGATGCCTGGGCATTGCGATTAGTACGTCAGTTGTTAGTATGGCATCCT GAGGATCGCTTGAGTGTTGATGAAGCCCTACGCCATCCTTACTTTCAGACACATCATTAA
- the LOC122005850 gene encoding uncharacterized protein LOC122005850 isoform X6 translates to MDITGPRSIWISTRIFDRTFHKEILKESLLRTIQDIDATFSKEALQNNFESGSTAAVVLIVNGEILAVNVGDSKILMCTEDSDHHNRRGNLSRLMRRRNEGAILPVAERRLLKLAIKSEPVYYVKELTVDHHADREDERSRIEAAGGHIVEWAGVARVNGQLAVSRAIGDIGFKKYGVVSTPEVTDWQHITMNDTYLIAASDGVFEKLTMQEVCDLLWYEKVKANAHLEYINNMPYSLADLLVNTAFERGAIDNMAAVVIPLKPNSIPRIYVENEFNVEETSGSSSLHLLKELENDASASGVISIEYSNQILSKFNRFLVETEQRKLGCFYLSENLNEHTDYVFESPKVFQNRGDHGSLIDSEVPFHSGGPLKLYNDQKLCWHFGIHDGDRGQCTSPDVFVNFLGLLDSIPYSDIRTESSESFGYKLPNFRYVLKRRFDRGSYGEVWLAFHWNCSLDNDAYNSSHKMFYHFASTIEMEESKCSSNANTNSSNKRCFSDQNDDNLFILKRIMVERGNNAYLSGLREKYFGELFLNASMSLVGTVGESQMTLYPMQSDSFGFCQNNNSCAAAMNDMFNVKPRNYRVSYEEGLNNIARYIESFESESKELWLVFKNEGLSLSKLIYTAEETKLFSTEETDGKMRNVQVLRPSSWWHWLRMTQDGQMGMKNLIRQLLLALKACHDRNITHRDIKPENMIVCFEDVDTGKCSREIPNGDNRNRLKMRIIDFGSAMDDFTMKHLYGSGPTRSEQTFEYTPPEALLNASWFQGPKSVTLKYDMWSVGVVMLELVLGSPHVFEINDRTRALLDQHLEGWSDHTKELAYKLRSYMEMCILIPGISPNHYPNGGRKDHVDVSPASWKCSEESFSLQVKSRDPLKIGFQDAWALRLVRQLLVWHPEDRLSVDEALRHPYFQTHH, encoded by the exons ATGGACATAACGGGGCCGAG ATCCATCTGGATATCAACAAGAATATTTGATCGGACTTTTCATAAGGAGATACTAAAGGAGTCTTTGTTGAGGACAATCCAGGATATTGATGCTACATTTTCCAAG GAAGCTTTGCAGAATAATTTTGAGTCAGGGTCTACTGCCGCTGTTGTGCTTATTGTAAATGGCGAAATTTTGGCTGTTAATGTTGGTGACTCGAAAATACTTATGTGTACAGAAGACTCAGACCATCATAATCGAAGAG GTAACTTGTCGAGGTTAATGAGACGAAGAAATGAAGGTGCTATACTCCCTGTTGCTGAGCGCAGACTATTGAAGTTGGCAATAAAAAGTGAACCAGTATATTATGTTAAAGAGCTTACTGTGGACCATCATGCTGATAGAGAAGATGAAAGAAGCCGAATTGAAGCTGCAGGTGGGCACATTGTTGAGTGGGCTGGTGTGGCTAGGGTGAATGGTCAGTTGGCTGTATCTCGGGCTATAGGTGACATTGGCTTTAAAAA ATATGGCGTGGTCTCTACACCTGAGGTAACAGATTGGCAACACATAACAATGAATGACACTTATCTGATTGCTGCATCTGATGGAGTCTTTGAAAAGCTTACCATGCAAGAAGTTTGTGATCTGTTATGGTATGAGAAAGTAAAAGCTAATGCACACTTGGAATATATCAACAACATGCCATACTCTTTGGCTGATCTTTTAGTTAATACTGCTTTTGAAAGGGGAGCCATCGACAACATGGCTGCTGTAGTCATTCCTCTAAAACCTAATAGTATACCTAGAATTTATGTGGAAAATGAGTTTAATGTAGAAGAAACCTCTGGTTCATCATCGCTGCATTTGCTGAAAGAATTAG AAAATGATGCAAGTGCTTCAGGTGTCATATCTATTGAATATTCAAACCAGATATTATCAAAGTTCAATAGGTTTTTG GTTGAAACAGAACAGAGGAAACTTGGTTGTTTCTATCTGTCAGAAAATCTAAACGAGCACACAGATTATGTTTTTGAATCACCAAAAGTATTTCAAAATCGTGGAGATCATGGCTCATTAATTGACTCAGAAGTACCATTTCATA GTGGAGGGCCCTTGAAACTTTATAATGACCAGAAACTATGCTGGCACTTTGGGATCCATGATGGAGACAGGGGCCAATGCACTAGTCCTGATGTGTTTGTCAATTTTCTAGGTTTGCTTGACTCCATCCCTTACAGTGATATCAGAACTGAATCTTCAGAGTCATTTGGATACAAATTACCTAATTTTAG ATATGTTTTAAAGAGAAGGTTTGATCGTGGATCTTATGGTGAAGTTTGGTTGGCGTTTCACTGGAATTGTTCCTTGGATAATGATGCATACAATAGCAGCCACAAAATGTTCTATCATTTTGCTAGCACTATAGAAATGGAGGAATCTAAGTGTAGTAGCAATGCAAACACTAATTCATCTAATAAACGTTGCTTTTCTGATCAGAATGATGACAATCTGTTCATTCTGAAAAGGATAATG GTGGAGAGAGGAAATAATGCTTATTTGAGTGGACTGCGTGAAAAGTACTTTGGCGAACTGTTTCTAAATGCTTCTATGTCTCTTGTGGGTACTGTTGGAGAATCACAGATGACCTTATATCCTATGCAATCTGATTCCTTTGGTTTTTGTCAAAACAATAATTCATGTGCTGCTGCCATGAATGATATGTTCAATGTGAAACCCAGAAATTACAGAGTTAGCTATGAAGAAGGTTTAAATAATATAGCTAGATATATAGAATCATTTGAGTCAGAATCCAAGGAATTATGGCTTGTTTTTAAGAATGAAGGGTTGTCTCTATCGAAGTTAATATATACAGCAGAAGAAACAAAATTATTCTCAACTGAGGAGACAGATGGAAAAATGAGGAATGTGCAAGTATTGCGTCCCTCTTCGTGGTGGCATTGGTTAAGGATGACACAAGATGGCCAAATGGGAATGAAAAATCTCATACGGCAATTG TTACTGGCTCTGAAGGCGTGTCATGATCGTAATATTACTCATAGAGATATTAAGCCTG AAAACATGATTGTATGCTTCGAAGATGTGGACACTGGAAAATGCTCAAGGGAAATTCCTAATGGAGATAACAGAAATCGTCTAAAAAT GCGAATTATTGATTTTGGCAGTGCTATGGATGATTTCACCATGAAGCATCTATATGGATCTGGGCCAACTAG GTCTGAACAAACCTTTGAGTATACTCCACCAGAGGCTTTACTTAATGCTAGCTGGTTTCAGGGGCCAAAAAGCGTAACACTAAA GTATGATATGTGGAGTGTGGGAGTTGTGATGCTAGAACTAGTTTTAGGATCCCCTCATGTGTTTGAGATAAATGACCGCACCCGTGCTCTGTTGGACCAGCATCTTGAAGGTTGGAGTGACCATACGAAGGAACTTGCTTACAA ATTGAGATCGTACATGGAGATGTGCATTTTAATTCCTGGGATATCTCCAAATCATTATCCAAATGGTGGTAGAAAAGACCAT GTTGATGTCTCGCCTGCTTCTTGGAAGTGTTCTGAAGAGTCTTTTTCTCTTCAAGTGAAAAGTAGAGATCCCCTTAAAATTGG ATTTCAAGATGCCTGGGCATTGCGATTAGTACGTCAGTTGTTAGTATGGCATCCT GAGGATCGCTTGAGTGTTGATGAAGCCCTACGCCATCCTTACTTTCAGACACATCATTAA
- the LOC122005850 gene encoding uncharacterized protein LOC122005850 isoform X2: protein MSVTPSASSLSVFFFSFGFVLFLSSIPPNSGESLTCLSVYREGGAPAVFHSAKCPRWTLLPDSHRLPPPNCQAAVHQGRRRSQEDRVVCALGMRIPFAGRKGIEELDVGLVAIFDGHNGAEASDMASKLLLEYFILHLYFLLDGIYSSVMKRSTHKLIYEENGLSFEIVRPLQMQKWQYQYTEKSIWISTRIFDRTFHKEILKESLLRTIQDIDATFSKEALQNNFESGSTAAVVLIVNGEILAVNVGDSKILMCTEDSDHHNRRGNLSRLMRRRNEGAILPVAERRLLKLAIKSEPVYYVKELTVDHHADREDERSRIEAAGGHIVEWAGVARVNGQLAVSRAIGDIGFKKYGVVSTPEVTDWQHITMNDTYLIAASDGVFEKLTMQEVCDLLWYEKVKANAHLEYINNMPYSLADLLVNTAFERGAIDNMAAVVIPLKPNSIPRIYVENEFNVEETSGSSSLHLLKELENDASASGVISIEYSNQILSKFNRFLVETEQRKLGCFYLSENLNEHTDYVFESPKVFQNRGDHGSLIDSEVPFHSGGPLKLYNDQKLCWHFGIHDGDRGQCTSPDVFVNFLGLLDSIPYSDIRTESSESFGYKLPNFRYVLKRRFDRGSYGEVWLAFHWNCSLDNDAYNSSHKMFYHFASTIEMEESKCSSNANTNSSNKRCFSDQNDDNLFILKRIMVERGNNAYLSGLREKYFGELFLNASMSLVGTVGESQMTLYPMQSDSFGFCQNNNSCAAAMNDMFNVKPRNYRVSYEEGLNNIARYIESFESESKELWLVFKNEGLSLSKLIYTAEETKLFSTEETDGKMRNVQVLRPSSWWHWLRMTQDGQMGMKNLIRQLLLALKACHDRNITHRDIKPENMIVCFEDVDTGKCSREIPNGDNRNRLKMRIIDFGSAMDDFTMKHLYGSGPTRSEQTFEYTPPEALLNASWFQGPKSVTLKYDMWSVGVVMLELVLGSPHVFEINDRTRALLDQHLEGWSDHTKELAYKLRSYMEMCILIPGISPNHYPNGGRKDHVDVSPASWKCSEESFSLQVKSRDPLKIGSV, encoded by the exons ATGTCTGTTACTCCCTCGGCTTCCTCTCTCTCcgtcttctttttctcctttggaTTTGTCCTCTTCCTCAGCTCGATTCCGCCCAACTCTGGCGAATCTCTCACATGCCTCTCTGTCTACAGGGAGGGCGGCGCGCCCGCCGTTTTTCATTCGGCCAAGTGCCCGAGGTGGACGCTCCTCCCGGACAGCCATCGCCTCCCGCCGCCCAATTGCCAGGCAGCGGTGCACCAAGGCCGTCGCCGATCTCAGGAGGACCGCGTCGTCTGCGCCCTCGGCATGCGGATCCCTTTCGCCG GTAGAAAAGGAATTGAGGAGCTTGATGTTGGACTAGTAGCTATTTTTGATGGACATAACGGGGCCGAGGCAAGCGATATGGCTTCAAAGCTTTTGTTAGAATACTTTATCCTCCATCTCTATTTCCTTTTGGATGGAATATATTCATCAGTTATGAAGAGATCTACTCATAAATTGATATATGAAGAGAATGGCTTGTCGTTTGAAATTGTTAGGCCTTTGCAAATGCAGAAATGGCAGTACCAATATACAGAGAA ATCCATCTGGATATCAACAAGAATATTTGATCGGACTTTTCATAAGGAGATACTAAAGGAGTCTTTGTTGAGGACAATCCAGGATATTGATGCTACATTTTCCAAG GAAGCTTTGCAGAATAATTTTGAGTCAGGGTCTACTGCCGCTGTTGTGCTTATTGTAAATGGCGAAATTTTGGCTGTTAATGTTGGTGACTCGAAAATACTTATGTGTACAGAAGACTCAGACCATCATAATCGAAGAG GTAACTTGTCGAGGTTAATGAGACGAAGAAATGAAGGTGCTATACTCCCTGTTGCTGAGCGCAGACTATTGAAGTTGGCAATAAAAAGTGAACCAGTATATTATGTTAAAGAGCTTACTGTGGACCATCATGCTGATAGAGAAGATGAAAGAAGCCGAATTGAAGCTGCAGGTGGGCACATTGTTGAGTGGGCTGGTGTGGCTAGGGTGAATGGTCAGTTGGCTGTATCTCGGGCTATAGGTGACATTGGCTTTAAAAA ATATGGCGTGGTCTCTACACCTGAGGTAACAGATTGGCAACACATAACAATGAATGACACTTATCTGATTGCTGCATCTGATGGAGTCTTTGAAAAGCTTACCATGCAAGAAGTTTGTGATCTGTTATGGTATGAGAAAGTAAAAGCTAATGCACACTTGGAATATATCAACAACATGCCATACTCTTTGGCTGATCTTTTAGTTAATACTGCTTTTGAAAGGGGAGCCATCGACAACATGGCTGCTGTAGTCATTCCTCTAAAACCTAATAGTATACCTAGAATTTATGTGGAAAATGAGTTTAATGTAGAAGAAACCTCTGGTTCATCATCGCTGCATTTGCTGAAAGAATTAG AAAATGATGCAAGTGCTTCAGGTGTCATATCTATTGAATATTCAAACCAGATATTATCAAAGTTCAATAGGTTTTTG GTTGAAACAGAACAGAGGAAACTTGGTTGTTTCTATCTGTCAGAAAATCTAAACGAGCACACAGATTATGTTTTTGAATCACCAAAAGTATTTCAAAATCGTGGAGATCATGGCTCATTAATTGACTCAGAAGTACCATTTCATA GTGGAGGGCCCTTGAAACTTTATAATGACCAGAAACTATGCTGGCACTTTGGGATCCATGATGGAGACAGGGGCCAATGCACTAGTCCTGATGTGTTTGTCAATTTTCTAGGTTTGCTTGACTCCATCCCTTACAGTGATATCAGAACTGAATCTTCAGAGTCATTTGGATACAAATTACCTAATTTTAG ATATGTTTTAAAGAGAAGGTTTGATCGTGGATCTTATGGTGAAGTTTGGTTGGCGTTTCACTGGAATTGTTCCTTGGATAATGATGCATACAATAGCAGCCACAAAATGTTCTATCATTTTGCTAGCACTATAGAAATGGAGGAATCTAAGTGTAGTAGCAATGCAAACACTAATTCATCTAATAAACGTTGCTTTTCTGATCAGAATGATGACAATCTGTTCATTCTGAAAAGGATAATG GTGGAGAGAGGAAATAATGCTTATTTGAGTGGACTGCGTGAAAAGTACTTTGGCGAACTGTTTCTAAATGCTTCTATGTCTCTTGTGGGTACTGTTGGAGAATCACAGATGACCTTATATCCTATGCAATCTGATTCCTTTGGTTTTTGTCAAAACAATAATTCATGTGCTGCTGCCATGAATGATATGTTCAATGTGAAACCCAGAAATTACAGAGTTAGCTATGAAGAAGGTTTAAATAATATAGCTAGATATATAGAATCATTTGAGTCAGAATCCAAGGAATTATGGCTTGTTTTTAAGAATGAAGGGTTGTCTCTATCGAAGTTAATATATACAGCAGAAGAAACAAAATTATTCTCAACTGAGGAGACAGATGGAAAAATGAGGAATGTGCAAGTATTGCGTCCCTCTTCGTGGTGGCATTGGTTAAGGATGACACAAGATGGCCAAATGGGAATGAAAAATCTCATACGGCAATTG TTACTGGCTCTGAAGGCGTGTCATGATCGTAATATTACTCATAGAGATATTAAGCCTG AAAACATGATTGTATGCTTCGAAGATGTGGACACTGGAAAATGCTCAAGGGAAATTCCTAATGGAGATAACAGAAATCGTCTAAAAAT GCGAATTATTGATTTTGGCAGTGCTATGGATGATTTCACCATGAAGCATCTATATGGATCTGGGCCAACTAG GTCTGAACAAACCTTTGAGTATACTCCACCAGAGGCTTTACTTAATGCTAGCTGGTTTCAGGGGCCAAAAAGCGTAACACTAAA GTATGATATGTGGAGTGTGGGAGTTGTGATGCTAGAACTAGTTTTAGGATCCCCTCATGTGTTTGAGATAAATGACCGCACCCGTGCTCTGTTGGACCAGCATCTTGAAGGTTGGAGTGACCATACGAAGGAACTTGCTTACAA ATTGAGATCGTACATGGAGATGTGCATTTTAATTCCTGGGATATCTCCAAATCATTATCCAAATGGTGGTAGAAAAGACCAT GTTGATGTCTCGCCTGCTTCTTGGAAGTGTTCTGAAGAGTCTTTTTCTCTTCAAGTGAAAAGTAGAGATCCCCTTAAAATTGGGTCAGTCTGA